A region from the Gemmatimonadota bacterium genome encodes:
- the rfbD gene encoding dTDP-4-dehydrorhamnose reductase encodes MTSRGERGAPGAVLVTGAAGLLGSAVVAAFREAGRPVLAYGHHELDVTDPAAVRARVRGDRPSTVVHCAAFTQVDRAEDEPERAWAVNRDGTRAVAQACAAVGARLLYLSTDFVFDGQGRRPYRPDDPTAPLGVYGASKRAGEEAVRAEAAEWAIVRTSWLYGPGGRNFVDAILDRATRGDPLRVVADQRGRPTYAPGLAQVLRELAEREVHGVWHVADGGEATWWDLAQAACRRAGLKTDIEPVTTAEWGAAAPRPAYSVLDTTATEHFLGRSLPQWQETLDLHVRMRERERVGSAR; translated from the coding sequence ATGACGTCGCGTGGAGAGCGGGGGGCCCCCGGTGCGGTGTTGGTGACCGGAGCGGCCGGACTGTTGGGATCGGCCGTGGTGGCCGCCTTCCGCGAGGCGGGGCGCCCCGTGTTGGCCTATGGGCACCACGAGTTGGACGTTACCGATCCCGCCGCGGTACGGGCGCGGGTCCGTGGGGACCGGCCGAGCACCGTTGTCCACTGCGCCGCCTTCACCCAGGTGGACCGCGCCGAGGACGAGCCCGAGCGCGCCTGGGCAGTGAACCGGGACGGAACGCGGGCTGTTGCGCAGGCGTGCGCCGCGGTGGGCGCCCGACTGCTGTACCTCTCGACCGATTTCGTGTTCGATGGCCAGGGGCGACGGCCGTACAGACCCGACGACCCCACGGCTCCCTTGGGGGTGTACGGGGCCTCCAAGCGGGCGGGGGAGGAGGCGGTACGGGCCGAGGCCGCGGAGTGGGCCATCGTCCGCACGTCCTGGCTCTACGGGCCCGGTGGACGGAACTTCGTCGACGCCATCCTCGATCGCGCGACACGGGGCGATCCGCTGCGCGTGGTCGCGGACCAGCGCGGGCGCCCCACGTATGCTCCAGGACTCGCGCAGGTGCTGCGCGAACTCGCAGAGAGGGAAGTGCACGGGGTGTGGCACGTCGCCGATGGCGGTGAGGCCACGTGGTGGGACCTCGCTCAGGCCGCCTGTCGTCGTGCTGGACTGAAGACGGACATCGAGCCGGTCACCACTGCGGAGTGGGGGGCAGCAGCTCCGCGACCCGCCTACTCCGTGTTGGATACCACGGCGACCGAGCACTTCCTCGGTCGCTCGCTGCCCCAGTGGCAAGAAACGCTCGACCTTCATGTCCGAATGCGGGAGCGCGAACGGGTGGGGAGCGCACGATGA